Proteins from a genomic interval of Lolium perenne isolate Kyuss_39 chromosome 1, Kyuss_2.0, whole genome shotgun sequence:
- the LOC127327513 gene encoding aspartic proteinase NANA, chloroplast, giving the protein MARVGLLLLALCAALAAVAAGGAHRHQRKNRPSARLPLVPAAPGASLPDRARDDRHRHAYISSRLASTSPHHAHGRRAAETGTSPESSAFAMPLTSGAYTGTGQYFVRLRVGTPAQPFVLVADTGSDLTWVKCRGASPLSSASPAPAGSASPPRVFRPADSRSWSPIPCSSDTCKSYVPFSLANCSTTPPAPCSYDYRYKDDSSARGVVGTDAATVALSGGNGADKKAKLQEVVLGCTTSYDGQSFQASDGVLSLGNSNISFASRAAARFGGRFSYCLVDHLAPRNATSYLTFGPSDDDSNTNGGAAPSAAPAAAPSRTPLLLDARMAPFYAVTVDTVSVAGEALDIPSEVWDVKKNGGAILDSGTSLTILATPAYNAVVAALSKQLAGVPRVTMDPFEYCYNWTASSTPPAVPRMEVRFAGSARLAPPAKSYVIDAAPGVKCIGLQEGAWPGVSVIGNILQQEHLWEFDLANRWLMFKQSRCAH; this is encoded by the exons ATGGCGCGTGTCGGCCTGCTCCTGCTCGCGCTGTGCGCGGCCTTGGCGGCGGTCGCGGCGGGTGGGGCGCACCGGCACCAGCGCAAGAACAGGCCGTCGGCGCGGCTCCCGCTGGTGCCCGCAGCTCCGGGCGCGTCGCTCCCGGACCGCGCGCGGGACGACCGGCACCGCCACGCCTACATCTCCAGCAGGCTGGCGTCGACCTCCCCGCACCACGCCCACGGCCGCCGGGCCGCCGAGACCGGCACGTCCCCGGAGTCGTCGGCGTTCGCGATGCCGCTGACCTCGGGCGCGTACACGGGCACCGGGCAGTACTTCGTGCGGCTGCGCGTGGGCACCCCCGCGCAGCCCTTCGTGCTGGTCGCCGACACCGGCAGCGACCTCACCTGGGTCAAGTGCCGCGGCGCGTCCCCCTTGTCGTccgcgtcgccggcgccggcggggtCGGCGTCACCGCCGCGCGTGTTCCGGCCGGCGGACTCGAGGTCGTGGTCGCCCATACCGTGCTCGTCCGACACCTGCAAATCCTACGTCCCCTTCTCCCTCGCCAACTGCTCGACGACCCCGCCCGCGCCTTGCTCCTACGACTACAG GTACAAGGACGACTCCTCGGCCCGCGGCGTGGTGGGCACGGACGCGGCGACGGTGGCGCTGTCCGGCGGCAACGGCGCTGACAAGAAGGCGAAGTTGCAGGAGGTGGTGCTGGGCTGCACCACCTCGTACGACGGCCAGAGCTTCCAGGCCTCCGACGGCGTGCTCAGCCTCGGCAACAGCAACATCTCCTTCGCCTCCCGCGCCGCCGCGCGCTTCGGTGGCCGCTTCTCCTACTGCCTCGTCGACCACCTCGCCCCGCGCAACGCCACCAGCTACCTCACCTTCGGCCCGAGCGACGACGACTCGAACACAAACGGTGGTGCCGCACCGTCCGCGGCGCCGGCTGCAGCCCCATCGCGGACGCCGCTGCTGCTGGACGCTCGCATGGCCCCGTTCTACGCCGTGACGGTCGACACGGTCTCCGTCGCTGGAGAGGCCCTCGACATTCCGTCCGAGGTGTGGGACGTGAAGAAGAACGGCGGCGCGATCCTGGACTCCGGCACGAGCCTGACGATCCTCGCTACCCCGGCGTACAATGCTGTGGTGGCGGCCCTGAGCAAGCAGCTCGCGGGGGTGCCGCGGGTGACCATGGACCCGTTCGAGTACTGCTACAACTGGACGGcgtccagcacgccgccggcggTCCCGAGGATGGAGGTGCGGTTCGCCGGGTCGGCGCGGCTGGCACCGCCGGCCAAGAGCTACGTGATCGACGCGGCGCCTGGGGTCAAGTGCATCGGGCTGCAGGAGGGCGCGTGGCCAGGTGTGTCGGTCATCGGCAACATCTTGCAGCAGGAGCACCTCTGGGAGTTTGATCTCGCCAACCGCTGGCTCATGTTTAAGCAGAGTCGATGCGCACACTAG